A single genomic interval of Chryseobacterium paludis harbors:
- a CDS encoding MoaD/ThiS family protein, with product MILKILAFGITKDIFGTSEKEIEINEGANIKALKELLEEDFPELKKLKSYFIAVDDEYAEDDQVVAISNEIAIIPPVSGG from the coding sequence ATGATACTTAAGATATTAGCATTCGGAATAACGAAAGATATTTTCGGAACTTCAGAAAAAGAAATAGAAATAAACGAAGGTGCAAATATTAAAGCACTAAAAGAGCTTTTGGAAGAAGATTTCCCGGAGCTGAAAAAATTAAAATCTTATTTTATTGCCGTTGACGATGAATATGCGGAGGACGATCAGGTAGTAGCAATTTCTAACGAAATAGCAATAATCCCGCCGGTAAGCGGCGGATAA
- a CDS encoding molybdenum cofactor biosynthesis protein MoaE — translation MIDIKITENILDLTDCFTLASDPACGGIASFIGTVRNHTKGKSVIHLEYECYESMAVKEIQKIADKAISLFSVKNIVVHHRTGILFPGDTAIILVVSDGHRDSVFDACSYMIENVKKTVPIWKKEIFENGEEWVSAHP, via the coding sequence ATGATTGATATAAAAATAACAGAAAATATACTGGATCTTACTGATTGTTTTACACTTGCTTCGGATCCTGCGTGCGGAGGGATAGCATCATTTATAGGAACAGTAAGAAATCATACCAAAGGTAAATCTGTCATTCATCTGGAATATGAATGTTATGAATCTATGGCAGTTAAGGAAATACAAAAAATAGCGGATAAAGCCATTTCTTTATTTTCAGTAAAAAATATTGTAGTTCATCACCGTACTGGAATTTTGTTTCCTGGGGATACAGCCATTATATTAGTAGTGAGCGATGGTCACAGGGATTCTGTTTTTGATGCGTGTAGCTATATGATCGAAAATGTTAAAAAAACCGTTCCCATCTGGAAAAAAGAAATTTTTGAGAATGGAGAAGAATGGGTTTCTGCACACCCGTAA
- the fdhD gene encoding formate dehydrogenase accessory sulfurtransferase FdhD: MKTHLLLNKSVKQIEIVKVKANSSFPYMDDVSVEEPLEIRVSYYAGDKKEFKSISVTMRTPGNDAELAVGFLFTEGIVSSRQQVKNIYFAEVECSRNSENIVTVELTEGFVPELMKADRNFYTTSSCGVCGKVSIESIRTVSSFHNHKKGKTDISLETLYQLSEKLQSFQNNFSATGGIHASGIFDSEGNLLALREDVGRHNALDKLIGYALSADLLPLNDKILVLSGRASFELIQKAAMAGISIVAAIGAPSSLAVDLAKEFDITLLGFLRDIRFNIYHSGSHFKIENLL; encoded by the coding sequence ATGAAAACTCATCTGTTATTAAATAAGTCTGTAAAACAGATAGAAATTGTCAAAGTTAAGGCCAACAGCAGTTTTCCTTATATGGATGATGTTTCTGTAGAAGAACCTTTGGAGATTAGGGTTTCTTATTATGCAGGAGATAAAAAAGAGTTTAAAAGTATATCTGTGACTATGCGAACTCCGGGAAATGATGCAGAGCTTGCTGTCGGTTTTCTATTTACAGAAGGAATTGTTTCCAGCCGCCAACAGGTTAAAAACATATATTTTGCAGAAGTAGAATGTTCAAGAAACAGTGAAAATATTGTCACTGTTGAGCTTACAGAAGGTTTTGTTCCTGAACTTATGAAGGCTGATAGGAATTTTTATACAACCTCCAGCTGCGGTGTATGTGGAAAAGTATCCATAGAATCCATACGGACAGTAAGTTCATTTCATAACCATAAAAAAGGAAAGACAGATATCTCTCTTGAAACTCTGTATCAATTATCCGAAAAATTACAGTCTTTTCAGAATAATTTCAGCGCTACTGGCGGTATACATGCTTCCGGTATATTTGATTCGGAAGGCAATCTTCTGGCGCTACGTGAGGATGTCGGAAGACATAACGCATTAGATAAACTTATAGGATATGCACTATCTGCAGATTTGCTTCCTCTTAACGATAAAATTTTAGTTTTAAGTGGAAGAGCCAGTTTTGAACTCATTCAGAAAGCAGCAATGGCAGGAATTTCCATTGTTGCAGCAATAGGAGCACCATCTAGCCTTGCGGTAGACTTGGCAAAAGAATTTGATATCACTTTATTAGGCTTTCTTCGGGATATCAGGTTTAATATTTACCATTCCGGCAGCCATTTTAAAATTGAAAATTTGTTATGA
- a CDS encoding DUF7009 family protein, which produces MKIRIKDNSIRFRLTQSEVAELGKNGSISSFTEFVDRPFIYSIERTEDEELSAAFIENRIVLKMSKTMINEWISTDRVGFDGQVGLVKILIEKDFVCIDNTLEDQSDNYPNPNLKC; this is translated from the coding sequence ATGAAAATAAGAATTAAAGACAACTCAATAAGATTCCGCCTAACCCAATCCGAAGTTGCAGAATTAGGAAAAAACGGAAGTATCTCAAGCTTTACAGAATTTGTAGACCGTCCGTTTATTTATTCTATCGAAAGAACGGAGGACGAAGAGCTTTCAGCAGCTTTCATCGAAAACAGAATTGTACTGAAAATGTCTAAAACTATGATAAATGAGTGGATTTCCACAGACAGAGTTGGCTTTGACGGACAAGTCGGATTGGTGAAAATTTTAATAGAAAAGGATTTTGTATGCATTGATAATACGCTGGAAGATCAAAGTGACAATTATCCCAACCCTAATTTAAAATGCTAA
- a CDS encoding FdhF/YdeP family oxidoreductase, which translates to MENKDSFDKIKEGSRLPSAEPPYKLLDLKLKPPKAWAAGIPAVIHSLDQLVLNASVLRGGRALFSMNQFDGFDCPSCAWPDPDDERSRLGEYCENGAKALAEEATSKKIDAAFFRENSVYDLAKLTDFEISQLGRIAEPMYLPQGGTHYQPISWDDAFSKISQKLNTLDSPNEAIFYTSGRTSNEATWVYQLFAREFGTNNFPDCSNMCHETSGYALSRSIGIGKGTVKLEDFYDTDLIIIIGQNPGTNSPRMLSALSRGKKNGAKIMAVNPLPEAGLKGFRNPQEVRALLNKPYELSDLYLPVKINGDMALLKALQILVLEEETKNPGKVLDQDFIANKTEGFNELVEELKLYDLDYLSEECGIPIENLREAAQMIASKKRIIICWGMGITQQHNGVEMIYNIVNLLLMKGSIGIQGGGVCPVRGHSNVQGNRTLLINHHPTTEQLDKLQEYYGFEVPRNGGYDVVNAIKAMHESKVKFMFCMGGNFLSAAPDTTFTAEAMRNLEMSVIVSVKLNRNHLIHGKEALILPVISRSEKDIINGELQHVSTENSMGVVEWSRGVLEPISKHLINETHVACRMAKAVLGERSVVNWDKFINSYDAVRNDIEQCIPGFEKYNDRVVQKGGFYLPNGPRDGIFNSEFYPGKAAFNITAVPDNSLADDEYLMGTTRTHDQFNTVVYGLNDRYRGIFNERRVVMMNEKDIEKAGLKEGDHVDLFNYDDGIERIAPLFIVVKYPIPQKSTMTYFPETNVLVSINNVVNGANMPASKYVRIKIRKHSPNIFKKIDDHVIAAAGTSLE; encoded by the coding sequence ATGGAAAACAAAGATTCATTTGATAAAATAAAAGAAGGCAGTAGATTACCTTCTGCAGAACCTCCATATAAATTGCTGGATTTGAAACTGAAACCACCAAAAGCCTGGGCAGCTGGTATTCCTGCTGTTATCCATTCATTGGACCAGTTGGTTCTCAATGCCTCTGTTCTTCGTGGAGGAAGGGCTCTTTTCAGTATGAATCAGTTTGACGGATTCGATTGCCCAAGCTGTGCATGGCCCGACCCGGATGATGAACGTTCCAGATTGGGTGAATACTGTGAAAACGGAGCAAAGGCCTTAGCAGAAGAAGCTACCTCAAAAAAAATAGATGCAGCATTTTTCAGAGAAAATTCAGTGTATGATTTAGCAAAATTAACAGATTTTGAAATCAGTCAGTTGGGAAGAATTGCAGAACCTATGTATCTGCCGCAAGGAGGAACCCATTACCAGCCGATAAGTTGGGATGATGCCTTTTCAAAAATTTCTCAAAAACTAAACACTCTTGATTCTCCCAACGAAGCCATATTTTATACTTCAGGCAGAACAAGCAACGAAGCAACCTGGGTGTATCAGTTGTTTGCACGTGAATTCGGAACCAATAATTTTCCAGACTGTTCCAACATGTGCCACGAGACTTCCGGTTATGCACTTTCCAGAAGTATAGGTATTGGGAAAGGGACAGTAAAGCTAGAAGATTTCTATGATACAGATCTTATCATTATTATAGGTCAGAATCCAGGAACCAACTCACCTAGAATGCTTTCTGCATTATCTAGAGGAAAGAAAAACGGAGCAAAAATTATGGCTGTTAATCCACTTCCCGAAGCCGGATTGAAAGGTTTCAGAAATCCTCAGGAGGTTCGTGCCCTGCTTAATAAGCCTTATGAATTGTCAGATTTATATCTTCCTGTCAAGATCAATGGAGATATGGCGCTTTTAAAAGCACTGCAAATTCTCGTTTTGGAAGAAGAAACAAAAAATCCGGGAAAAGTTCTTGACCAGGATTTTATCGCTAATAAAACTGAGGGTTTCAATGAATTGGTTGAAGAATTAAAATTGTATGACCTCGATTATTTATCGGAAGAATGTGGAATTCCGATTGAAAATCTTCGGGAAGCGGCGCAAATGATTGCCTCAAAAAAACGTATTATCATTTGTTGGGGAATGGGAATCACTCAGCAGCATAACGGAGTGGAAATGATTTATAATATCGTGAATCTCCTGTTGATGAAGGGAAGTATAGGAATTCAGGGGGGAGGAGTTTGTCCTGTTCGTGGTCATAGTAATGTGCAAGGAAACCGAACATTACTTATTAATCATCATCCTACAACTGAGCAATTAGATAAGCTTCAGGAGTATTATGGCTTTGAAGTACCGAGAAATGGGGGTTATGATGTTGTAAATGCGATTAAAGCGATGCATGAAAGTAAAGTGAAATTTATGTTCTGTATGGGAGGTAATTTTCTTTCTGCAGCACCTGATACAACGTTTACAGCAGAAGCGATGCGCAATCTGGAAATGTCTGTGATTGTTTCTGTAAAATTAAACAGAAATCATCTTATACATGGGAAAGAAGCTCTGATCTTACCAGTAATCTCCAGAAGTGAGAAAGATATAATTAATGGAGAGCTTCAGCACGTAAGCACGGAAAATTCAATGGGAGTTGTGGAATGGTCAAGAGGGGTTCTCGAACCTATTTCCAAACATCTGATTAATGAAACACATGTTGCCTGCAGAATGGCAAAAGCGGTTTTGGGGGAACGTTCAGTAGTGAATTGGGATAAGTTTATCAACAGTTATGATGCCGTTCGTAATGATATTGAACAATGTATCCCCGGATTTGAAAAATATAATGACAGAGTAGTACAGAAAGGTGGCTTCTATCTTCCGAATGGACCAAGAGATGGTATTTTCAATAGTGAATTTTACCCGGGAAAAGCTGCTTTCAATATAACAGCTGTACCGGATAATTCGCTTGCAGATGACGAATATCTGATGGGGACGACCAGAACACATGATCAGTTCAATACGGTTGTTTATGGTTTGAATGATCGTTACCGTGGGATTTTCAATGAAAGAAGGGTTGTCATGATGAATGAAAAAGATATCGAAAAGGCTGGTCTCAAAGAGGGTGATCATGTAGACCTTTTCAATTATGATGATGGAATCGAAAGAATCGCACCACTTTTTATTGTAGTAAAATATCCTATTCCGCAGAAAAGTACGATGACTTATTTTCCGGAAACTAATGTTTTGGTATCTATTAATAATGTGGTAAATGGAGCCAATATGCCGGCTTCTAAGTATGTTCGTATCAAAATCCGAAAGCACAGTCCCAACATTTTTAAAAAGATTGACGACCATGTAATTGCAGCCGCCGGAACAAGCCTTGAATAA
- a CDS encoding molybdopterin-binding protein, which produces MRNFFFVIIFSFCSLVPAQTNFKLKVSGEVAHPLELSLSDLLKMSRKEAILKDKEGNSHTFSGVPIMEVLEKADVPSGKALHGAENFSKYVLIKCSDGYQVLFSLAELDSSIQDKNVIIADIVDGKPLSVEKGPLRIIAEGENKPARSSYQVTELVIGSVKK; this is translated from the coding sequence ATGAGGAACTTTTTTTTTGTTATTATATTTTCTTTTTGCAGTTTGGTACCAGCACAAACTAATTTCAAACTAAAGGTTTCGGGAGAAGTTGCTCATCCTTTGGAATTGAGTTTATCCGATCTTTTGAAAATGTCCCGAAAAGAAGCTATATTAAAGGATAAAGAGGGGAACTCTCATACTTTCAGTGGAGTTCCGATCATGGAAGTTTTGGAAAAGGCAGACGTTCCATCTGGAAAAGCGCTTCATGGAGCAGAAAATTTTTCAAAATATGTGCTGATAAAATGTTCTGACGGTTACCAGGTTTTATTTTCACTTGCAGAACTGGATTCCTCTATTCAGGATAAGAATGTCATTATTGCTGATATTGTAGATGGAAAACCTTTATCGGTAGAAAAAGGTCCGTTACGTATCATCGCTGAGGGAGAAAATAAGCCTGCTCGCAGCAGTTATCAGGTTACGGAGCTTGTCATTGGATCAGTAAAAAAATAA